One Oscillospiraceae bacterium DNA window includes the following coding sequences:
- the rlmD gene encoding 23S rRNA (uracil(1939)-C(5))-methyltransferase RlmD, translating to MERKLAFQKNDCIPLTVTGYTAEGRGVGRCQGAAVFVPGAAAGDVLRVRILKTEKTYAYGKIEEILSPSPDRTAPDCPQFPRCGGCVFRHITYAAECRAKEQRVRDAIGRIGGLPPQLVESIVPAQDPQRYRNKAQFPLGLAPDGGLTAGFYAPHSHRIIPCGDCLLQPESFTKAVHAVQAWYQKARDSVYDEKTGKGLLRHLYLREAMSGGEVLVCLVVNGGAVSEEELLVRLLQQQVPGLAGVLLNTNRRRTNVILGEKNRTLWGAPALTDTLCGLRFSISPNSFYQVNRAQAEVLYGIAGRFAGLTGKETLLDLYCGTGTIGLSMAKNAGHVIGVEVVPAAVADARRNAACNGIKNAEFFCGDAAQAAARLREKGLSPDVIVLDPPRKGCGPVLVHTAAQMAPQRIVYVSCDPATLARDLKTFAQEGYALCRAVPVDLFPRTAHVECVALMSRVKD from the coding sequence ATGGAAAGAAAACTGGCATTTCAAAAAAACGATTGCATTCCACTCACTGTTACCGGCTATACCGCAGAGGGCCGCGGTGTGGGCCGCTGCCAGGGGGCCGCGGTGTTTGTGCCGGGCGCTGCCGCGGGGGACGTACTGCGGGTGCGTATTTTAAAGACTGAAAAAACATATGCGTACGGAAAAATAGAAGAAATTCTCTCGCCCTCGCCGGACCGCACAGCGCCGGACTGTCCGCAGTTTCCGCGCTGCGGGGGCTGTGTCTTCCGGCACATCACCTACGCGGCGGAGTGCCGCGCCAAAGAACAGCGTGTGCGCGACGCCATCGGCCGTATCGGCGGGCTGCCGCCGCAGTTGGTAGAATCAATTGTGCCGGCGCAGGATCCGCAGCGCTACCGCAACAAGGCTCAGTTCCCGCTGGGCCTAGCGCCGGACGGCGGCCTGACGGCTGGGTTTTACGCGCCGCACAGCCACCGGATTATTCCCTGCGGCGACTGCCTGCTGCAGCCAGAGTCGTTTACCAAGGCGGTTCATGCGGTGCAGGCGTGGTACCAAAAGGCGCGCGACAGCGTCTATGACGAAAAAACCGGGAAGGGCCTGCTGCGGCATTTGTATCTGCGCGAGGCCATGTCAGGCGGCGAGGTGCTGGTGTGCCTGGTGGTAAACGGCGGCGCAGTCTCTGAGGAAGAGCTGCTGGTCCGCCTGCTGCAGCAGCAGGTGCCGGGCCTTGCGGGGGTGCTGCTCAACACAAACCGCCGCCGCACCAATGTGATTTTAGGGGAAAAGAACCGCACGTTGTGGGGCGCCCCCGCCCTGACGGATACCCTGTGCGGCCTGCGGTTTTCTATTTCGCCAAACAGCTTTTACCAGGTCAACCGCGCCCAGGCAGAGGTGCTTTACGGCATTGCAGGCCGCTTTGCTGGCCTGACGGGCAAGGAAACCCTGCTGGATTTGTACTGCGGTACAGGGACCATCGGCCTTTCCATGGCGAAAAACGCCGGGCACGTCATCGGCGTGGAGGTGGTGCCCGCCGCGGTTGCCGATGCCCGCCGGAATGCGGCCTGCAACGGCATTAAAAATGCCGAATTTTTCTGCGGCGACGCGGCACAGGCGGCGGCCCGCCTGCGTGAAAAGGGCCTTTCCCCGGACGTTATCGTGCTGGACCCGCCGCGCAAGGGCTGTGGGCCGGTGCTCGTGCACACAGCGGCGCAGATGGCGCCGCAGCGCATTGTCTATGTTTCGTGCGACCCGGCAACGCTTGCCCGCGACCTTAAGACCTTTGCCCAGGAGGGCTATGCACTTTGCCGTGCAGTGCCGGTCGACCTCTTTCCGCGCACGGCGCATGTTGAGTGCGTAGCATTGATGTCAAGGGTAAAAGACTGA
- a CDS encoding GNAT family N-acetyltransferase: protein MKKEWVQKGGTPHMIRRAQGKDLPRVMEITTQAIETMRQEGVRQWNQKYPAREVFVQDLAAGNLYVSEDAGVNGMFALDRNAALPYAWVDWSAESFAVVHRFAVARGARGSGVGEAMLCGAEALARRMGCESLRSDTIEQNLHMRRLFVRCGFSHVGDIAYPGYAGRFFCYEALLCGGAVK from the coding sequence ATGAAAAAAGAATGGGTACAAAAAGGGGGCACACCGCACATGATTCGCAGAGCACAAGGAAAAGACCTGCCGCGCGTGATGGAGATTACCACACAGGCGATAGAGACCATGCGTCAGGAGGGTGTTCGCCAGTGGAATCAAAAATATCCCGCCCGCGAAGTCTTTGTACAGGACCTCGCTGCGGGAAATTTGTATGTTTCAGAGGATGCCGGCGTGAACGGAATGTTTGCGCTGGACCGAAACGCCGCGCTGCCCTATGCGTGGGTGGACTGGAGCGCCGAAAGCTTTGCTGTGGTGCATCGCTTTGCCGTAGCGCGCGGCGCGCGTGGCAGCGGCGTTGGGGAAGCTATGCTGTGCGGGGCAGAGGCACTTGCCCGCCGCATGGGCTGCGAGAGCCTGCGCAGCGATACCATTGAGCAAAACCTGCACATGCGGCGCCTGTTTGTGCGCTGCGGCTTTTCGCATGTGGGTGACATTGCCTACCCCGGGTATGCGGGGCGCTTTTTCTGTTACGAGGCTTTGCTGTGTGGCGGTGCAGTGAAATAA
- a CDS encoding Eco57I restriction-modification methylase domain-containing protein, translated as MEKLIDVQSGPVAPLLDLLLEDKSTKKNIIWATDTYEELGQGFTDKEPISRSLLLQHTDIIKPRIQKTQEAQQARTRKKAEVFTPAWLCNMMNNYCDEEWFGRKDVFNAENDDHTWTVAEEPIEFPKRKTWKHYVDSRRLEITCGEAPYLVSRYDVSTGHLIVPPKHRIGQLDRKLRIVNENAENYDEWVKWAIRAFEASYGYEYQGDSLLIARINLLLTFIDYYQERWDKEPDEKLLQTVANKIVWNVWQMDGLKDTIPLGKPYEEFQQLTLFDMYSEMTDMADNEPEAIPCKIYNWRRDNSILFNKLKEMKVMEHKLFDFVIGNPPYNEDFENSGENGNYAKPVYNQFMDAVYKIADKVELIHPARFLFNAGSTPKVWNEKMLNDEHFKVLKYEPNSAAVFPNTDIKGGVAVTYHDYSRTYTPVKIFTSFPELNLTLKKVKSVTTNFFSSIISGRGVYKLSDKALEEHPEIISIQSKGHRKDVGAGAFTKLINIAFFKNKPSDEHEYVRFLGLISSKRVYCWGRKDYQDVPDSFYKYKVFIPKANGSGALGEVLSTPLIGEPLIGEPLIGATETFLSIGSFDTREEAEHCLKYVQSKFARVMLGILKITQDNTKEKWNYVPLQDFTSSSDIDWSKSVHEIDLQLYRKYGLDEKEIHFIESHVKEMA; from the coding sequence GTGGAAAAACTGATAGATGTTCAGAGCGGTCCGGTAGCCCCTCTTCTGGACTTGCTTCTTGAGGATAAATCAACAAAGAAAAATATTATCTGGGCAACCGATACCTATGAGGAACTTGGACAGGGCTTCACAGATAAGGAGCCGATAAGTCGCAGTCTTCTCTTGCAGCATACGGACATCATCAAGCCGAGAATCCAGAAGACACAGGAAGCGCAGCAGGCCCGCACAAGAAAAAAGGCCGAGGTGTTCACACCGGCATGGCTGTGCAACATGATGAACAATTACTGCGATGAAGAGTGGTTCGGCAGAAAAGACGTATTCAATGCAGAGAACGACGACCACACATGGACGGTTGCTGAAGAACCGATTGAGTTTCCAAAAAGAAAGACGTGGAAACATTATGTGGATTCACGGCGGCTGGAGATTACCTGTGGGGAAGCGCCTTATCTTGTGTCCCGCTATGATGTGTCAACAGGACATCTTATCGTGCCGCCAAAGCATCGAATTGGACAGCTCGACCGGAAACTCCGGATCGTGAATGAAAATGCCGAAAACTATGACGAGTGGGTCAAATGGGCAATCCGGGCGTTCGAGGCGTCCTACGGGTACGAGTATCAGGGTGACAGTCTTCTGATAGCGAGAATCAATTTGCTCCTAACATTTATCGACTACTATCAGGAACGGTGGGACAAGGAACCCGACGAGAAGCTGCTTCAGACAGTGGCGAATAAAATTGTATGGAACGTCTGGCAGATGGACGGCCTGAAAGACACTATCCCGCTCGGAAAACCGTACGAGGAATTCCAGCAGCTAACGCTTTTCGATATGTATTCTGAAATGACAGATATGGCAGATAATGAACCTGAAGCTATACCGTGCAAAATATACAACTGGAGAAGAGATAATTCCATTCTTTTCAACAAACTAAAGGAGATGAAAGTCATGGAACATAAACTTTTCGATTTTGTAATTGGAAATCCACCATATAATGAGGACTTTGAGAATTCAGGAGAAAATGGAAATTATGCGAAGCCTGTATATAACCAGTTTATGGATGCGGTTTATAAAATAGCTGATAAAGTGGAACTGATTCATCCGGCACGTTTCCTTTTCAATGCTGGCAGTACACCTAAAGTCTGGAATGAGAAAATGCTTAATGACGAACATTTTAAAGTTCTTAAATATGAGCCAAACAGTGCTGCTGTGTTTCCTAATACAGATATTAAGGGAGGTGTTGCTGTAACTTATCACGACTATAGCAGAACATATACGCCTGTGAAAATATTTACATCTTTTCCTGAGTTGAACTTGACATTAAAAAAAGTAAAATCAGTAACGACCAATTTTTTCAGTTCGATAATATCAGGACGAGGTGTGTATAAGCTTTCGGATAAAGCATTAGAAGAGCATCCGGAAATTATATCTATACAGTCCAAAGGGCACAGAAAGGATGTTGGTGCGGGTGCGTTTACAAAACTGATAAATATTGCATTTTTTAAAAATAAGCCTTCTGATGAACATGAATATGTTCGATTTTTGGGACTAATTTCCAGTAAAAGAGTTTACTGTTGGGGAAGGAAAGATTATCAGGATGTTCCGGATAGCTTCTATAAATATAAGGTATTTATACCAAAAGCAAATGGAAGTGGAGCACTCGGCGAAGTATTGAGTACACCCCTAATCGGGGAACCCCTAATCGGGGAACCCCTAATCGGGGCTACTGAAACTTTCTTGTCGATTGGTTCATTTGATACAAGAGAAGAAGCTGAGCATTGTCTAAAATACGTTCAGAGCAAGTTTGCAAGAGTTATGCTTGGAATTTTAAAAATCACACAGGATAACACCAAGGAAAAGTGGAACTATGTTCCTCTCCAAGACTTTACTTCAAGTTCTGATATCGACTGGTCAAAATCCGTTCATGAAATCGACTTACAGCTGTACCGCAAGTATGGGCTTGATGAAAAGGAGATTCACTTCATCGAATCGCATGTAAAGGAGATGGCGTGA
- a CDS encoding UDP-N-acetylglucosamine pyrophosphorylase has product MHTELTIQKLYDLTHTAAAPLLGSCNYPWEVLPKIHDFILQLGATLSKEEYEQRGENIWIAKSAKIYPNNYIAGPCIIGPKTEVRPGAFIRGNALVGENCVVGNSTELKNVILFDNVQVPHYNYVGDSILGFHAHMGAGSITSNVKSDKALVVVHAAEDLPTGLKKFGAMLGDYVEVGCNSVLNPGTVIGRNCTVYPTSSVRGFVPESSIYKAKGNLVKKV; this is encoded by the coding sequence ATGCACACAGAATTAACGATTCAGAAACTTTATGATTTGACCCATACAGCCGCGGCCCCCCTGCTGGGCTCCTGCAACTACCCGTGGGAAGTCCTGCCAAAAATCCACGACTTCATTTTGCAGCTGGGTGCCACTCTTTCCAAAGAGGAATACGAACAGCGCGGCGAAAACATCTGGATTGCAAAAAGCGCAAAAATTTACCCCAATAACTACATTGCCGGGCCTTGCATTATCGGGCCGAAAACAGAAGTGCGCCCCGGGGCTTTTATCCGCGGCAACGCCCTGGTGGGCGAAAACTGCGTGGTCGGCAACTCAACCGAACTAAAGAATGTCATCCTTTTTGACAACGTGCAGGTGCCGCACTACAACTATGTCGGCGACTCTATTCTGGGCTTTCACGCACACATGGGCGCGGGCTCCATCACGAGCAACGTCAAGTCCGACAAGGCTCTGGTCGTGGTACATGCGGCAGAGGACCTGCCCACAGGGCTGAAAAAATTTGGTGCCATGCTGGGCGACTATGTCGAAGTGGGCTGCAACAGCGTGCTCAACCCCGGCACCGTCATCGGCCGAAACTGCACCGTCTACCCCACCAGTTCGGTACGCGGCTTCGTACCCGAAAGTTCTATTTACAAAGCAAAAGGGAACCTCGTAAAGAAGGTGTAA
- a CDS encoding transposase: MENILAVHIHAANIHDTKGGCYVFAKAMQKYPSIQAGCADEGYRGTFKRLIEAAFHVRIDISRQIKPKFEVLPKRWRVERTFSWFNNSRRLSKDYEINTVSEKNMAMISHLNTLLNRL; the protein is encoded by the coding sequence ATGGAAAACATCCTTGCTGTTCACATTCATGCGGCAAATATACATGATACAAAGGGCGGATGTTACGTTTTCGCAAAAGCAATGCAAAAATATCCGTCCATCCAAGCAGGCTGTGCCGATGAAGGCTATCGCGGAACTTTCAAACGTTTGATCGAAGCGGCTTTTCATGTCAGAATCGACATTTCAAGGCAAATTAAGCCAAAGTTTGAGGTCTTGCCCAAACGGTGGCGCGTAGAGCGCACCTTTTCCTGGTTCAACAATTCTCGCCGGTTGTCCAAAGATTATGAGATTAACACGGTATCGGAGAAAAACATGGCGATGATTTCCCATTTGAATACTCTGCTGAACCGGCTATGA
- a CDS encoding helix-turn-helix domain-containing protein, which yields MDKNIEKWSTLKEVQEYLGVGRESILQWINKRNMPAYKVGRLWKFKLSEIDKWIRSGGASEESNTEDNEQA from the coding sequence GTGGATAAAAATATAGAAAAGTGGTCGACACTTAAAGAAGTACAGGAATACCTCGGAGTTGGACGCGAAAGCATCCTGCAGTGGATCAATAAGCGTAATATGCCTGCCTATAAGGTCGGCAGGCTTTGGAAATTCAAATTGTCCGAAATTGACAAATGGATCAGATCCGGCGGCGCATCAGAAGAAAGCAATACGGAAGATAATGAACAGGCTTAA
- a CDS encoding recombinase family protein — translation MGKVMLIPAKRQVGNNERAEENPRLRVAAYCRVSTDSDEQATSYDAQVKHYTEYIQRNPEWEFAGIYADDGISGTNTKKRNEFNRMIDDCMAGNIDMIITKSISRFARNTLDCLKYIRQLKDKNIPVYFEKESINTLDAKGEVLLTIMASLAQQESQSLSQNVKLGLQYRYQQGKVQVNHNRFLGYTKDENGHLIIDLEQAEIVKRIYREYLEGSSMGRIAAGLEKDGILTGAGNTKWHTSTINKILRNEKYMGDALLQKTYTVDFLTKKRIKNNGTVPQYYVEADHEAIIPKDIFMQVQEELVRRRVVYVSPSGRKRNFSCSHPFAQMVYCGECGELYRRIHWYSRGKKSIVWRCISRLESTSAKEPCHNRTVNETVLQDVSVKAINQVLEDKDHFTNALQQNIAAAVRQTDTLSPEGIQRRLEELQIELIKKANNQDDYKAITDEIFRLRAQKKQSESENTLRDETLSRIRELQEFIAAQPTELTEFDETLVKRLIQKITVYADKFTVEFKSGVSVNIKE, via the coding sequence ATGGGAAAAGTCATGCTCATTCCTGCAAAAAGGCAGGTCGGAAACAATGAGAGAGCAGAAGAAAATCCACGGCTGAGAGTTGCGGCCTACTGCCGGGTCAGCACGGACAGCGATGAACAGGCAACAAGCTATGACGCGCAGGTCAAGCACTACACGGAGTACATCCAGAGGAATCCGGAGTGGGAATTCGCAGGCATTTATGCCGACGACGGCATCTCCGGCACGAACACCAAGAAGCGGAATGAATTCAACCGGATGATTGACGACTGCATGGCCGGGAACATCGACATGATTATCACAAAATCCATCAGCCGGTTTGCCCGAAACACGCTGGACTGCCTGAAATACATCCGGCAGCTCAAGGACAAGAACATTCCGGTCTACTTCGAAAAGGAATCCATTAACACATTGGATGCGAAAGGTGAAGTCTTGCTGACGATTATGGCCAGCCTTGCCCAGCAGGAAAGCCAGAGCCTTTCGCAAAACGTAAAGCTCGGCCTGCAGTACCGCTACCAGCAGGGAAAAGTGCAGGTCAATCACAACCGATTTCTCGGTTATACCAAAGACGAGAACGGCCATCTCATCATTGACCTGGAACAGGCAGAGATTGTAAAGAGAATTTACCGCGAATACCTTGAAGGCTCCAGCATGGGCAGGATTGCCGCTGGACTTGAAAAAGATGGCATCCTCACCGGAGCCGGAAATACGAAATGGCACACCAGTACCATCAACAAAATTCTCCGCAACGAAAAGTACATGGGCGATGCCCTGCTTCAAAAGACTTATACGGTCGACTTCCTTACCAAGAAGCGAATCAAGAATAACGGCACGGTTCCGCAATACTACGTGGAAGCCGACCATGAAGCCATTATCCCGAAGGACATCTTCATGCAGGTGCAGGAAGAACTGGTCCGCCGCCGTGTGGTGTATGTCAGCCCTTCCGGCAGAAAAAGAAATTTCTCCTGCAGCCACCCATTCGCGCAGATGGTCTACTGTGGGGAATGTGGAGAGCTTTACCGCCGGATTCACTGGTACAGCCGGGGTAAAAAATCCATTGTCTGGCGGTGCATCAGCCGGTTGGAGTCCACTTCGGCAAAAGAACCCTGCCACAACCGCACGGTGAACGAAACCGTATTGCAGGATGTTTCCGTAAAAGCAATCAATCAGGTCCTTGAAGATAAAGACCACTTCACAAACGCCCTGCAGCAGAATATCGCCGCTGCCGTACGGCAAACAGATACCCTTTCACCAGAGGGGATTCAGAGACGGCTGGAAGAACTGCAAATAGAGCTCATCAAAAAAGCAAACAATCAGGACGATTACAAGGCCATCACAGATGAGATATTCCGGCTCCGGGCACAGAAAAAGCAGTCTGAATCCGAAAACACGCTTCGGGATGAAACCTTAAGCCGCATCCGTGAGTTGCAGGAATTCATCGCCGCTCAGCCGACCGAACTCACTGAATTTGACGAGACTCTGGTCAAGCGGCTGATTCAGAAAATCACCGTCTACGCGGACAAGTTTACGGTGGAATTCAAGTCCGGTGTAAGCGTGAATATAAAAGAATAA
- a CDS encoding DEAD/DEAH box helicase family protein has product MAGIKIQTAYPVVPQCYAYTTPGVPAHDGWTKIGFTERNVETRIKEQTHTVGVPHKTWWHLRAAYMTEPFGVFTDKDFHAYLKKLSVDREEGTEWFCIAPNTAKGDFVDFTQNHGVVSDDDADAVIPYKLRDEQNKAVEIALDYFKSHSNGEFLWNAKPRFGKTLSAYDLCKRLDATNILIVTNRPAIANSWYSDYETFFGPQSGYLFVSNVDGIKDKKYVMSRQEYLDKVLDGNSHAKGCIEFVSLQDLKGSLYFGGQYDKLSEVSADKGLNWDIMIVDEAHEGVDTYKTDTAFNHIKRKWTLHLSGTPFKALANDKFAEDAIFNWTYADEQKKKRDWNDSSEIENPYENLPRLSLFTYQKSDIIRDKVKQGIVLADNDVEEYAFDLNEFFKTNESGKFIHDADVDKFLDALTRQEKFPFSTPELRNELKHTFWLLNRVASAKALAKKLELHPVFKDYHIILAAGDGKLDDDDENEKAFDRVTKAIKEYDKTITLSVGQLTTGVTIPEWTAVLMLSNMASPALYMQAAFRAQNPCLFHDAQGNSYRKQNAYVFDFDPARTLTIFEKFANDLIPETAGDKGDFDQRKKHVRELLNFFPVYGEDDQGSMIELDAESVLTIPRHIHAKEVVERGFMSNFLFANISGIFGAPKEIIDLINGMQAIEEPKTLAPVEVDEGTADKLNLNEKGNVEVPKEQVIGMASELFGDKVYGDVDQKLAAAVEDITKQVEMTKDPKKDELKELREKFSKPIANTLIDSAKTQYGHDLKKSTQNQMERKIQDTTDTVVNHEYGDYAIRNHQLVKERKDKIADAQKSGAPMSEISKLAEEYKKRSIKEYNSMVNNIYQKLHSNETVKKAAETIVKTVETEKLNNKKDSIEGSVRDHLRGFSRAIPAFLMAYGDENTTLANFDSLVPADVFWEVTVNPQTGKGVTLDEFRMLRDGGDYYQKNENGNGIRDEEHKKHFDGHLFDEVVFNDAVLEFMKKRAKLADYFNETSKGDIFDYIPPQKTNQIFTPKRVVKNMVDRLEQENPGCFDDPNNTFADLYMKSGMYITEIVTRLYQSNRMKVLYPDNAERLNHIFAKQVYGCAPTEIIYRICLRYILGFSDEIHIDKHNIKLCDTLDYAKNGTLEEEMKKLFNL; this is encoded by the coding sequence ATGGCGGGCATCAAAATCCAAACAGCTTATCCAGTCGTTCCCCAATGCTATGCGTATACCACGCCGGGAGTGCCCGCGCATGACGGCTGGACAAAAATCGGCTTTACGGAGCGGAATGTGGAAACCCGCATTAAAGAGCAGACGCACACCGTCGGTGTGCCGCATAAAACATGGTGGCATCTGCGCGCCGCATACATGACGGAACCATTCGGAGTCTTTACCGATAAGGACTTTCACGCCTATTTGAAGAAGCTTAGCGTCGATCGTGAGGAAGGCACGGAGTGGTTCTGCATTGCGCCCAATACCGCAAAGGGTGATTTTGTTGATTTTACCCAGAATCACGGTGTTGTTTCCGATGATGACGCGGACGCGGTCATTCCGTATAAGCTCCGCGATGAGCAGAACAAAGCTGTTGAGATAGCACTTGATTATTTCAAATCTCACAGCAATGGTGAATTTTTATGGAATGCAAAGCCACGTTTTGGCAAGACGCTTTCGGCTTATGACCTGTGCAAAAGGCTTGATGCGACGAATATTCTTATTGTGACGAACCGCCCGGCAATTGCAAATTCATGGTATTCGGACTATGAGACGTTTTTCGGCCCGCAGTCCGGCTATCTGTTTGTCAGCAACGTGGACGGCATTAAAGACAAAAAATATGTGATGAGCCGTCAGGAGTATCTTGACAAAGTGCTGGATGGAAATAGCCATGCCAAAGGCTGCATCGAATTTGTGAGCCTGCAGGATCTGAAAGGTTCCCTCTATTTCGGAGGGCAGTATGATAAGTTGTCAGAAGTAAGCGCAGACAAAGGCTTAAACTGGGATATTATGATTGTAGATGAGGCGCATGAAGGTGTCGATACCTACAAGACAGATACCGCTTTCAATCATATTAAGCGTAAATGGACGTTGCATCTTTCTGGTACGCCGTTTAAGGCATTGGCAAATGACAAATTTGCGGAAGATGCGATTTTCAACTGGACATATGCGGACGAACAAAAGAAAAAGCGTGATTGGAATGATTCCAGCGAAATTGAGAACCCGTATGAAAACCTTCCACGGCTTAGTCTGTTTACATACCAGAAGTCGGATATCATCCGCGACAAGGTAAAACAGGGTATTGTGCTTGCAGACAATGATGTTGAAGAATATGCTTTCGACTTGAATGAGTTCTTCAAGACGAACGAATCCGGAAAGTTCATACATGACGCGGATGTGGACAAGTTCCTTGATGCACTAACACGCCAGGAGAAGTTCCCGTTTTCTACTCCGGAGCTGCGAAATGAGCTAAAACATACGTTCTGGCTGCTGAATCGCGTAGCAAGTGCTAAGGCTTTGGCAAAGAAGCTGGAGCTTCATCCTGTGTTTAAGGATTATCACATTATTCTTGCAGCAGGCGACGGCAAGCTGGACGACGATGATGAAAACGAGAAGGCATTCGACCGTGTCACAAAGGCCATCAAAGAATACGATAAGACCATTACTCTGTCTGTTGGCCAGCTGACGACCGGTGTCACGATCCCGGAGTGGACGGCTGTGCTGATGCTTTCGAACATGGCAAGCCCGGCACTGTACATGCAGGCCGCTTTCCGCGCTCAAAATCCGTGCCTGTTTCATGATGCACAGGGCAACTCTTACAGAAAACAGAACGCTTATGTCTTTGACTTTGATCCGGCGCGTACACTGACGATATTTGAAAAGTTCGCCAATGACCTGATTCCTGAAACAGCGGGCGACAAAGGAGACTTCGACCAGCGTAAGAAGCATGTCCGTGAGCTTCTAAATTTTTTCCCTGTTTATGGCGAGGATGACCAGGGATCTATGATAGAACTGGATGCCGAGTCTGTTCTCACGATTCCGCGGCACATCCATGCTAAGGAAGTCGTAGAACGCGGGTTCATGTCCAACTTCCTTTTTGCCAACATTTCCGGCATTTTCGGAGCACCGAAAGAGATCATCGATCTTATCAATGGCATGCAAGCAATTGAGGAACCCAAGACGCTGGCGCCTGTCGAGGTTGACGAAGGGACAGCTGATAAGCTAAATCTTAATGAAAAAGGTAACGTGGAAGTCCCGAAGGAACAGGTTATCGGCATGGCAAGCGAGCTTTTCGGAGACAAAGTATATGGGGATGTCGATCAAAAGCTGGCAGCTGCAGTTGAGGACATCACCAAACAGGTTGAGATGACAAAGGATCCAAAGAAGGATGAACTGAAGGAACTTCGCGAAAAATTTTCCAAGCCTATAGCCAATACGCTTATAGACTCAGCAAAAACGCAGTATGGCCATGACCTGAAAAAATCTACACAGAATCAGATGGAGCGGAAAATTCAGGATACCACGGACACTGTAGTCAACCATGAATACGGTGATTACGCTATCCGCAATCACCAACTTGTCAAAGAACGTAAAGACAAAATCGCCGATGCACAAAAATCAGGCGCTCCCATGTCGGAAATCTCAAAGCTTGCTGAAGAATATAAGAAACGAAGCATTAAAGAATATAATAGCATGGTAAACAACATATATCAAAAGCTCCACAGTAATGAAACCGTCAAGAAGGCAGCGGAAACCATCGTCAAAACAGTAGAGACGGAAAAACTTAATAATAAGAAAGATTCTATTGAAGGCAGCGTGAGGGATCACCTGCGTGGTTTTTCCCGTGCCATACCTGCATTTCTTATGGCCTATGGTGATGAAAATACGACACTGGCAAATTTCGATTCACTCGTACCAGCAGATGTATTCTGGGAAGTGACTGTTAATCCGCAGACCGGTAAAGGTGTAACACTTGATGAGTTCCGTATGCTTCGCGATGGCGGCGACTACTACCAAAAGAATGAGAATGGAAACGGAATTCGAGACGAGGAACACAAGAAACATTTTGACGGCCACCTGTTTGATGAAGTTGTCTTTAATGATGCAGTTCTGGAATTTATGAAGAAACGCGCCAAACTGGCCGATTACTTTAATGAGACCAGCAAAGGTGACATCTTTGATTATATTCCGCCACAGAAAACAAACCAAATTTTCACGCCAAAACGTGTGGTCAAGAACATGGTTGATCGCCTGGAGCAGGAGAATCCCGGGTGCTTCGATGATCCGAACAATACGTTTGCTGACCTTTATATGAAATCGGGTATGTATATCACAGAGATTGTTACCCGCCTATACCAAAGCAACCGTATGAAAGTTTTGTATCCTGATAATGCGGAAAGATTGAATCATATCTTTGCAAAACAGGTATATGGTTGTGCACCGACAGAAATCATCTACCGGATTTGCCTAAGGTACATTCTTGGATTCAGTGATGAGATCCATATCGATAAGCACAATATTAAGCTATGCGACACGCTGGATTATGCAAAGAACGGAACGCTTGAAGAAGAGATGAAAAAGCTGTTCAACCTGTAA